The stretch of DNA CGAAAGCAGCGCTTCCTCCACGGCGCCGAGATGCTGCGGACCCTCGTTTTACAGTGCATGGACACCCGTGGCGAGAAAGCGATTTCCTCCCCCGAACTGACGCTGGGCATTACGACCCGGTCGCCGGACGTGGTCGTCACCGACGAGGCCGCCGTGCCGTCCCGGTTCTTCACCCCCCAGCCTCCGAAGCTGGACAAGAAGGCCCTGAAGGACGCGGTCTTGACCGACGGGGAGGTGATCGACGGGGTCTCGCTCGGGAACGGGAAAATCAGCTTGACCATCCGGAGGAAATAATGACCGACATCGCCCACAGGAGTTACTCCGCGCCCCAGCTCTCGCTCATTCGCCGGACGGTCGCCAAGGACACTAACCAGGATGAATTCGACCTGTTCATCGAGATCTGCAAACAGCAGGGATTGGACCCGTTCAAAAAGCAGATCTTCGCCCAGGTCTACAACAAGGATAAGGCGGACAAGCGGCAGATCGTGATCGTGACCAGCATCGACGGCTACCGGGCGAAGGCCCAGCGGTGCGGGGATTACCGGCCGGCCGAGGAGGAAACCCGCTTCGAAGCCGATGCCGCGCTGAAGATCCGCAGGCAACCGATGGGGTCATTCGTGCGGTCGTGCGGTCTTCAAGTTCGGCCCGGACAAGGTGTGGTATCCCGTGTCGGCGAGGCCCGGTGGGATGAGTTCGCCCCGCTGGATGATGCCGAATTCGACTGGGTGGACACGGGCGAGACGTGGCCGGATACCGGGAAGCCGAAGAAGAAGAAAGTGGCCAAGAGCGCGAAGAAAACGCTGAAAGAAGGCAACTGGAAGAACATGCCGCACGTCATGCTCGGCAAGTGTGCGGAGGCGCAAGCGTTGGGAGGGGGTGGCCGGAAGCGCTCAGCGGCCTGTACGTCCAAGAGGAGATGGACAAGGTCCACCTGGACATGACCGCCACGGAGGCAGTCGAGGCGTACGAGCGGGACGAACGGCTCAAACGAACCGCCACGAAGGAGACGGTGCCGGCGATCTTCGAGATGACCGAGGGTCTCCAACTTGTGCCCCTGGGCCGGTTCGCCGATCGGGTCATGGAGTACGTACAGTCCCTCGACGACGTAACGTCTTTCGACTTCTGGAAGGGTCAGAACGTCCGGGCGCTCCAGCAATATTGGGCCGTGGCCTCGTCGGATGCGTTGCAGTTGAAGAAAGACCTGGAGCAACATCGGGCGAAGCTGGTCGAGAGCCCGCTCGGGTCGGCCGCATGAGCTTTGTTTTGTCCGTACTGCGGGAGCGGGGCCAAGCTCGTCCTGGGTCGGGCGATCTATGCCGACCGGTGGCCGAACCTATCCGACAAAGCGTTCTGGCC from Fimbriiglobus ruber encodes:
- a CDS encoding siphovirus Gp157 family protein, which translates into the protein MSDGLTGAEDFRPLCLELAEEAVEREMLAEAIESRIKDLQARKQRFLHGAEMLRTLVLQCMDTRGEKAISSPELTLGITTRSPDVVVTDEAAVPSRFFTPQPPKLDKKALKDAVLTDGEVIDGVSLGNGKISLTIRRK
- the bet gene encoding phage recombination protein Bet, coding for MTDIAHRSYSAPQLSLIRRTVAKDTNQDEFDLFIEICKQQGLDPFKKQIFAQVYNKDKADKRQIVIVTSIDGYRAKAQRCGDYRPAEEETRFEADAALKIRRQPMGSFVRSCGLQVRPGQGVVSRVGEARWDEFAPLDDAEFDWVDTGETWPDTGKPKKKKVAKSAKKTLKEGNWKNMPHVMLGKCAEAQALGGGGRKRSAACTSKRRWTRSTWT